AGATCTTCGACCTCAATCATTCCTTTGTGAGTTTCATTAAACTCGGCGATGATCTCATCCATGACATCCTTTGATGGACCGGAAAGATACATGTGCCAGAACTTCACCTTAGTGGGCGCTCCAAAAGCCAGTGTTACCAGTAGCGCGCTCAAAAAAACAATCAGAAATGCTTTCTTCACCTTAATCCCTCCCCGGAATAGGTTCGGTACCCATGTTGCCCGACAAACTCTATCATTTCGAGACTTTCATATTCGAATCCAGAAATCTGCCCTCTCGGTGATTTCTGGTAAAATAATCGCGATTAACTGAGAATATTGCAAACGTTTGCAATTTTCCTAGCTTATCGTTATTTATTCTAGACAGGACTTCTGTTGTATAGTATAGGCGTATACATTTTTTTATGGAGTTTCTTTTCAGTAATATATGCAATGGTTTGTAAAGAAGCTTGTCCTGAAGGAGGTATCTATGGAGGATAGCCGTCTTGTCTTCTATTACAGCCACGAAAGTTGTCCGGCGAGGGCTGCCGCTCTTCCTGTGATTGCCTGGTTATGCAGGGAAAGAAAGATCGACTTCGACGGTTACTTTTCGGTGCGACCGAGTCTTGCCGGGATCGGGGACTACTTGCCATTTGCCGGCAACAGACATGAAGAGCAGCTTTACTTTCTGACCAATTTCTATGAAAAAATCCTGTACATCTCTATGAGCGAGGGCGAACAAGTACCTTTCGAGAGGTTTTTTAATGCAAGAAGATTCCCCGCTATAAGACACAGGTCCTCGGAACTTGTAGAGCTATATAGTGAGCTTTTCGAGCGCTTTGGAGAGATCTTTCCAAACGATGCGGTTGTCTACCCCTCGAGAGATATAGACTTTCCTCTGGAGGCAGTAGATCTTGGTTCTTTCAAGATCCCCGGCCGTTCAAGGATAGACACTTTCTTTTATCCTGAGATCTTCTACCGAAAGGCTCTAGGAATATACCTGGAAGCGCACGATCGCCAGTTTGAGAAGCTTCGCGAACTGGGAGTGAAGAAACTCTATCTTGCCTGCTGCGGAGAGTCTGCTACAGAGAGGTTTGAGCGGCTGGGATTCGAAGTCGAAACGATCGAAGAACTGAATGACGGAGAGACGCTTCTCAGCCTGACCGACAGAATCGCCCGGCGCTGGATAGATAAGGGAAAGGGGATTGCCCTGGGCAATGATCCTATCACTCTCCGCTGGACAGCTAAGTATCTGCGAGAGGATATACTTCCCGTGGCCGCCCTAAAGAGCCTGCCAGACAGTGTGCCGGTAATTGCGGAATTGGCCGGAAAGACAGGGAACAACGTTGTCTGGGGGAGCCAGGTTTATGACGACGTGGTGATTTCCGAGCTGTCGAAGAAGGGGATCGTGCTGGTCCTGGCCCACGATGTTGAAATAGGAATGACCATAAGGGATAAGGTGAAGCTCCCGTCACTGTGGTTGAAAGAGGCGAAGGCGCCCTGGAAGGATGAGGTATCCGATGACTACCTGAAGCAGAAAATCAAGGATGGATGTCTTCCGATATCCTTTGTCAACTACGCTGCAGATCTCGGTCATCTTCCGGTTCTTCCACGTTATCTCGATCTTCATTCCATGGAGGGAATAAAGGATGGCATAGCCTTTCCGTCCAATTGGTGGGAATTTGCCGGTGAAACGCTTGAGCAGTTTTTCATTCCTCGCGATATGGGAGGGATCTTTCCCTCCGGCGAGATCCTTCTGAGCAGTGCAGGCCTGGGCGTAGCGACAGAAGCAAAGGGCTATCTTCCGCGCGAGACTTACAGAGATTCCCTCTTGAAGGCCAGAAAGTCAATCGCCATGCACTGCGGTGAAGGAAATGTACCTGTGGGACACTACTCCTTTCAGGATGCCTGTCCGGGCTACAGGCACGGGAGCGCTGAGCCAGATTACACAGTTCTGGAGGAGGTGGGCTTCGAATACGCGATAAGCTATAAAGAGGAAGGGAAGTGGCCCCAGGTACTGTACGACAACGGCCGGCTGATAGTGTTGAATCAGCAGACAGAACACTGGAGCTTTGACCCGATGAACGATGTGAAGAAGTGGGAAAAGAGATTCAGCGGGGTCCATTCAGGTGTTTGGGCTATAATCGGCCTCGACTCGCCCTTCTGGGGAATGACGCCGTGTTATTTCGGAGAAGCCTCCAAAGGGCTGGATCTGACTATTCTTGAGAAGACCATGAAGTACGTGATTTCCGGAGGTGAGAGCGGGCGCCTCTTCCTTCTGAAACCGCATGAGTTAGTAAGATACGTCAGGCTCTTAAGAAAAGACACCCGAAGGGAGTGCAACGAGTGAAACCTCCAAAAGAATTCGCAGAAGCGGTGAATGTCTCCAAAGAGCCACACGTAGTTACAGTCCAGGGGATAGATAGTATAGTACGGTCATTAGTTGAAAGGCGGAGAAAGCCGTCGGCCAGATCCAAAGTGGTAGCGGTCGACGGGTTTGCCGGTCTCGACTGGGAACGTCTCAGAAAAGAGGTTGAAGAGTCTGCCTGTCGAAACTCCCTTTCAGTTAAAATCTATGATTTCGACATTTGCAGAAGAGCGGACGAAAGGATAGACAGTCTATTAGAACGGTATCTAGACAATGATAAGGTCTTCGGAAAGGTCTTCAGGCGGAGCATAGACAGTTTCTTTTCGAAGGAGAGGATAGCCAGCTTCAGGGAGCATATAACGCTGGAAAGAGAGTCAAGAAAGAGTGATCTGATTCTTGTAATAGGTTGGGGATGCGCTCTACGGGATATGAGGAATGAGTACGATTGTATCGTGTATTTCGATCTTACGAGAGAAGAGGCCCTGAAGCGCTTCAAGAAAACCGGTGCAACTTTCGGGACTCAGAGCATAGGCCCCAAAAGACTGTACTACGTTGATTTTCCCGTTTCCGAGAAACACAGAAATGAGCTTCTCGAGACACTGAATTTATATGTTGATGCTAATTGCGAAGATAGCCCGACTATGCTGGCCACTGAAGACCTAAGAATAATTGCCCTTGAGGTCGCCTCGAAACCCTTCAGACTCAAACCGATATACGAGCCCGGTCCGTGGGGAGGACAATGGTTGAAGAAGGTTCGTCACCTGCCGCAGGATTGGCCTAACTGCGCCTGGAGTTACGAGGTCATAGCGCCTGAGATGTCGCTTCTGATAAAGAATCACGAGACCATGCTCGAACTCCCCTGGAGACTGTTCTTCCATCTCACCCACGAAAGCGTAATGGGCACATCCGACAGGAAACTGTTCGGCGGCGAGTTCCCGATCAGATTCGACTACCTGGACACGATGGACGGCGGAGATCTTTCGATTCAAGTCCACCCTCCAACCGACTACATAAGGAGAAATTTCAACGAGAGGTACCACCAGGGGGAGATGTACTACATTGTCGACTGCAAGCCCGGCAAAAGGGTAAACCTCGGCCTGCAAGAAGGGGCAAGCCTCGACGAGTTCAGGAAGGCGGCAGAGATGGCCGAAAGGGAAGGCATCCCTTTCGACTACACCAAATTCGTGAACAGCGTTGCGGTACAAAAGCACGATATCTTAATGATCCCGCCTGGAACTGTCCACGGTTCCGGAGAAGGGCTTGTAGTTCTGGAGATCAGTTCAACCACTTACAGGTACACCTTCAAGATATACGACCATCTAAGGCCGGACCTCAACGGCGTCATGAGGCCGATTCACATAGATCATGCCTTCAGAGTGATCAAACAACATAGACGGAGTGCCTGGGTTGAAAAAAACCTAGTACCAAAACCCGTCCTGAAGACCTGCGGCAAGGGCTGGCGAGAGTATCTGATCGCGTCGGGAAAGTCTTTCTTTCACCAGGTCTTCAGAGTTGAGATAGAGACTGAAGCATCATTCGAGCTTGAAGGCAGATTCCACATACTGACTCTCGTTGAAGGTGAGAGTGTGAAGCTAGTCTCGAACGGGAACGAGTTCGTGTTGAATTACTCCGAGACGGTCATTGTACCTGCAAGTACGGGACGCTACACGATGAGAGCCGGAGGCGAGGGGAAATGCATGGTTGTGAAGGCGCTGTTGAAGTGAAGACCGGCGTGATTATCGCTCTGGACGTTGGCGGTACAACCGTAAAGTCGGCTCTATGCAACGATTCAGGCGATTTGCTGACTGGAATAAGCACAACTCCCATTGATTCAAAGGCCTCAAAGGCCGCGATACTTGAGAGTTTCAACGAGATCGTGACGACACTGTCCAGAGCTGCAGCCACGGGCGGACTGCCGCTATCGGGTCTTGCACTTGCCTTTCCAGGACCTTTCGATTACGAAAGAGGCGTATGTCTCATAAAGGGAGTTGAAAAGTACGAAGCGCTTTACGGCATGAATCTGAAGAGCTTTTTTCGAAGCGAAGTACTGGCGGATGGATCGATACCGATCCTCTTCGATGCCGACTCTTGGGCCTTCGCCAGGGGCCAGTATCACAAAGGCGCCGCCAGAGGCGCCAAAAGATTCATAGGCTTGACAATCGGAACTGGACTGGGCTCGGCTTTCATGGAAAGGGGGAGTATAGTAGAGAATGAAAGGGGAATTCCTCCCTACGGCTGGATAGGGAACCTTCCCTGCGGGAAAGGGATTCTGGATGATAGAGTCTCTCGAAGGGGTATCCTTGCCAGGTACGGAGAACTCACCGGA
Above is a genomic segment from Mesotoga sp. UBA6090 containing:
- a CDS encoding class I mannose-6-phosphate isomerase, with translation MKPPKEFAEAVNVSKEPHVVTVQGIDSIVRSLVERRRKPSARSKVVAVDGFAGLDWERLRKEVEESACRNSLSVKIYDFDICRRADERIDSLLERYLDNDKVFGKVFRRSIDSFFSKERIASFREHITLERESRKSDLILVIGWGCALRDMRNEYDCIVYFDLTREEALKRFKKTGATFGTQSIGPKRLYYVDFPVSEKHRNELLETLNLYVDANCEDSPTMLATEDLRIIALEVASKPFRLKPIYEPGPWGGQWLKKVRHLPQDWPNCAWSYEVIAPEMSLLIKNHETMLELPWRLFFHLTHESVMGTSDRKLFGGEFPIRFDYLDTMDGGDLSIQVHPPTDYIRRNFNERYHQGEMYYIVDCKPGKRVNLGLQEGASLDEFRKAAEMAEREGIPFDYTKFVNSVAVQKHDILMIPPGTVHGSGEGLVVLEISSTTYRYTFKIYDHLRPDLNGVMRPIHIDHAFRVIKQHRRSAWVEKNLVPKPVLKTCGKGWREYLIASGKSFFHQVFRVEIETEASFELEGRFHILTLVEGESVKLVSNGNEFVLNYSETVIVPASTGRYTMRAGGEGKCMVVKALLK
- a CDS encoding ROK family protein, which encodes MHGCEGAVEVKTGVIIALDVGGTTVKSALCNDSGDLLTGISTTPIDSKASKAAILESFNEIVTTLSRAAATGGLPLSGLALAFPGPFDYERGVCLIKGVEKYEALYGMNLKSFFRSEVLADGSIPILFDADSWAFARGQYHKGAARGAKRFIGLTIGTGLGSAFMERGSIVENERGIPPYGWIGNLPCGKGILDDRVSRRGILARYGELTGGTHGSLDVEDLFNLAESGDGNCIEVFRETGILLATALAPFIEAFHPDCIVMGGKISGAFKYMAPALNRRLEELLEKGNVPEILKATGADSCTLSGVGLYLAERYLKGGRTC